CACTAAAGGGCCACATGAGCGGTTGCAAGAAGTACACTTCCTGTTTTTGCGAAAGAGGCAACATGAGTAAAGCCACCGTATACCCACCAATAGCCATAAATCCATTCGGACCCAGAGAAAACTGTCCCGTAACGCCGTTCACCAAATTATATGCCGTTGCTGCCACGACATAGATGCAGGCGGTGTTAAAAATTCTCACTAAATACGCATTTAAATGATTCTGCGCCCACCACACTCCCACCATCAAAAGGACAAAGAAAAATCCAGTCAGCAGGAAATTCCTTTTTTCGACCTTGGACATGAATTACACTTTCTCCTTCAATGTTTCACCCATAACTCCACTTGGTTTGACCAGCAAAAACAGAATCAGCAAAGCGAACACAAAGGCATCCCGATATCCAGTAAGATTTGGAAAGAAAGCCACAATCAAAATCTCTGCCAAACCGATGATAAATCCTCCAATCATCGCCCCAACTACATTTCCAATCCCTCCCACCACCGCCGCAGTAAATGCTTTCCACCCTGGAAAAGTGCCCATGAGAGGATTAATTTGGGGATACTTGCACGCCCACAAAACACCACCAATACCAGCCAATGCAGACCCCAGAGCAAAGGTATAAAGAATAATACGGTCCACATTGACTCCCATGAGCCTTGTGGTTTCCATATCCCTTGATACCGCCCGCATAGCCATACCCATTTTGGTTCGATAGACCAGGTAAAACAGCACCAGAAGAATGGCAATGCTGAAAAGGGGTACCCAGAAAGTCACTCCCTGAATACGTGCTCCAGCAATAAAGTAAACATTTTTCATGAGCTCAGGACGAGGAAAACCCTTGGGACGGGCTCCCACCGTAACCAGCCCCAGGTTTTCGATGAAAAAAGACACTCCCACAGCGGTAATCAACGCAGAAATACGCGGGGCATTCCGCAGAGGACGATAAGCAACCCGCTCAATGGTCATACCCACGAGGGCACACAAACCTACCCCAATGACTACTGACAGCCACCAGGGAAGGAGAAAAACTCCAATCATGAAAAAAGCAAAGTAGGTACCCAACATAAAAACGTCACTATGCGCAAAATTAATGAGACCCAGAATCCCATATACCAGGGTATAACCAATCGCCAGTAAGGCATAGAGACTCCCTACCGAAATCCCATTCATTAACTGCTGAAAAAAGGTTGTCCAGCTCATTCCTCTTCCTCACTAAAAAGGCTACGGGGCGTACGCCCCGTAGCCAGAACATCCTACTCTACCACGACCGTCTTGACGAAATTGAATTTCCCACCTTCTACCTTTCGCACCACCACTGGTTTAACCGCGTCACCGTTTTCAATGGTGACTTTACCGGTCACCACCTCAAGGTCAGCCGTCTCTTCTATCATATTCCGAATGGCTACAGGATCTAAGGAGCCAGCTCTCTTGATGGCGTCGACGAGAATAAGATACGCATCAGCACCCAGGGCACCAAACATGTTGGGATCTTTGCCATATTTTTTCTGATAAAGTTCGATATACCTCTGACCCACATCATTCAGACCCTTTGTCGCATCCCAGATAGCAGTATGATAGAGACCCTCTACCGCATCTCCTCCCACTTCGAATAACTCTGGAGCATCAGCACCATCCGCCGAGAGGATGATTCCCTCAAACCCCAGGTCTCTTGCCTGACGGGAGATGAGTGCAATTTCAGTGTAATAATTTGGAACGTAGAGAATATCAGGGTTCGCATTAATGATGGTGGTGAGCTGAGCTGAGAAATCCTGATCTCCAGTCTTACAGTTCTGTTCTACCACAATCTTTCCGCCTCGTTTTTCAAACTCCTCTTTAAAGAAGTTCCCCAAAGCCACGCAATAATCCTGAGCAATATCCGAAAGAATTGCTGCTGTCTCGGCCTTAAGATCATTCCGGGCAAAGACCGCAGCTGCTGCAGCCTGGTAGGGATCAAGGAAACAGGCTCGGAAAACGAATTTCTTCCCCTGCGTTACCAGGGGATTGGTGGCTGTAGCCGAAATAACCGGAATTTGTTTTTCCTCACAGATTGGTCCCACTGCCAGCATGCTCCCACTTATGGCTGGACCAATCATCGCCACCACCTTTTCCTTGTCAATAAGACGGGTGGCAGCATTCGCCGATTCTACCTTATCGCTCTTATTATCCACCAGAACCAATTCAACTTTTCTTCCCCACACCTCATCACCAACAAGTTCCCGTACTAAATTGATCCCCTCCCAAATCATCTGCCCATACGCTGCCACAGCTCCGGTCATCTCCAAGTTTGCCCCAACCCGAATGACATCCTGAGCCCAAACACAACTTGTAAAAAGAACCAAAATCATCACTCCAAAATACTTCATCCACCCTCGCAAAACAAACTCCCCCTTTCTCGTTTTCTATGGTGTAAAAGTAACACGCCCCCTGTCCGTTGTCAATCACCTACCCTCCCACAGTCGGTATGCAAGACCCTCAGGAAGTCCAGCTTGGAGGATTTTTTGAGCCGCTTTTTCAATGTCATACTGTACCCGCTCTATCCTCACCCTTTGCTCTTCCACATCATAAATACCAAAACTCGCTTCAGGATTCCCATCCCGGGGTTGACCAACACTTCCACAGTTAATGAGATAACGCTTCTCTGGAGAGAGAATAATTTCTCCCCCCTCTACAAAAGAAATCCGTTCCACCCTCCCATTCTGGTACACATACCCTTCAGCTACATGGGTATGACCAAAAAAACAGACCCAAAACGAGAAATGTTCAAAAAGAGTGTGAGCCGAAGAGACACTGGTTAGATACTCTTCCACCGGTTCCCGTAAACTCCCATGCACCCAGAAAACGTCGTCCTGGCGATCCACATGGGGTAAGGACTGAAGAAAAAGGACACTGAAAGTGCTCAGTTGCTCTCGTGTCCATAACACCGCTTCTTGGGCTTGAGGGTTAAACCAGGATAACGGCAAAATACCCAAAAGACAAGCTTCGTGATTTCCCATCACCATTCTTGCCTTTTTGGCCATAACCCATCGCACACATTCTTCCGGTTGAGCTCCGTATCCAACCACATCTCCCAAAACCACTACTTCTTCTACCGCA
The genomic region above belongs to Atribacterota bacterium and contains:
- a CDS encoding branched-chain amino acid ABC transporter permease produces the protein MSWTTFFQQLMNGISVGSLYALLAIGYTLVYGILGLINFAHSDVFMLGTYFAFFMIGVFLLPWWLSVVIGVGLCALVGMTIERVAYRPLRNAPRISALITAVGVSFFIENLGLVTVGARPKGFPRPELMKNVYFIAGARIQGVTFWVPLFSIAILLVLFYLVYRTKMGMAMRAVSRDMETTRLMGVNVDRIILYTFALGSALAGIGGVLWACKYPQINPLMGTFPGWKAFTAAVVGGIGNVVGAMIGGFIIGLAEILIVAFFPNLTGYRDAFVFALLILFLLVKPSGVMGETLKEKV
- a CDS encoding ABC transporter substrate-binding protein, producing MRGWMKYFGVMILVLFTSCVWAQDVIRVGANLEMTGAVAAYGQMIWEGINLVRELVGDEVWGRKVELVLVDNKSDKVESANAATRLIDKEKVVAMIGPAISGSMLAVGPICEEKQIPVISATATNPLVTQGKKFVFRACFLDPYQAAAAAVFARNDLKAETAAILSDIAQDYCVALGNFFKEEFEKRGGKIVVEQNCKTGDQDFSAQLTTIINANPDILYVPNYYTEIALISRQARDLGFEGIILSADGADAPELFEVGGDAVEGLYHTAIWDATKGLNDVGQRYIELYQKKYGKDPNMFGALGADAYLILVDAIKRAGSLDPVAIRNMIEETADLEVVTGKVTIENGDAVKPVVVRKVEGGKFNFVKTVVVE
- a CDS encoding metallophosphoesterase translates to MRIAVLSDIHGNFDALSAVASSIAVEEVVVLGDVVGYGAQPEECVRWVMAKKARMVMGNHEACLLGILPLSWFNPQAQEAVLWTREQLSTFSVLFLQSLPHVDRQDDVFWVHGSLREPVEEYLTSVSSAHTLFEHFSFWVCFFGHTHVAEGYVYQNGRVERISFVEGGEIILSPEKRYLINCGSVGQPRDGNPEASFGIYDVEEQRVRIERVQYDIEKAAQKILQAGLPEGLAYRLWEGR